In Aquimarina spinulae, a single window of DNA contains:
- a CDS encoding BtrH N-terminal domain-containing protein — translation MEINFTHHQSAHCENGVVSNLMKHNGFNVSEPLVFGIGSGLLFCYIPFLMVNHAPALTYRAMPGFIFKRFAKRVGIKIKREKFKNPQNAKARLDENLKKNNPVGLQVGVYNLIYFPDEYRFHFNAHNLVVYGKKEDSYLISDPVMETVTTLTAKELEKVRFAKGAFAPKGHMYYPIDFPKELALEKAIVQGIKQTCREMLAPVPIVGVKGIRTVAKLIRKWPKKKGTKVANHYLGQVVRMQEEIGTGGGGFRYIYAAFLQEAGNLLKNDTLIELSTEMTAIGDSWRDFALDASRIYKNRSAKDDAYNDVALQLDDIANREEVFFKKLKKAI, via the coding sequence ATGGAAATTAACTTTACGCATCATCAATCTGCACACTGCGAAAATGGTGTTGTGTCTAATTTAATGAAACATAATGGTTTCAATGTTAGTGAACCCTTGGTCTTTGGTATTGGATCAGGTTTGTTATTTTGTTACATCCCATTTTTAATGGTAAATCATGCTCCGGCCCTTACTTATCGGGCAATGCCTGGCTTTATTTTTAAACGATTTGCAAAAAGAGTTGGTATAAAAATAAAACGAGAAAAATTTAAAAACCCTCAGAACGCTAAGGCACGTTTAGACGAAAATCTTAAGAAGAATAATCCTGTAGGGCTTCAAGTTGGGGTATATAACCTAATATATTTTCCTGACGAATATCGCTTTCATTTTAATGCTCACAACTTGGTTGTTTACGGAAAAAAAGAAGATTCGTATCTAATTAGCGATCCGGTGATGGAAACCGTTACAACTTTAACGGCAAAAGAGTTGGAAAAAGTGCGTTTTGCCAAAGGTGCTTTTGCTCCTAAAGGGCACATGTACTACCCTATCGATTTCCCTAAGGAGTTAGCTTTAGAAAAAGCTATAGTTCAAGGAATTAAACAAACTTGCAGAGAAATGCTTGCTCCAGTACCTATCGTTGGAGTTAAAGGAATTCGAACGGTGGCTAAATTAATTCGAAAATGGCCAAAAAAGAAAGGCACAAAAGTAGCCAATCATTATTTGGGACAAGTAGTTAGAATGCAAGAAGAAATAGGAACCGGTGGTGGTGGATTTAGATATATCTATGCTGCATTCTTACAAGAGGCTGGTAACCTATTAAAGAATGATACATTAATCGAATTATCTACAGAAATGACTGCAATTGGTGATTCGTGGAGAGATTTTGCTTTAGATGCTTCTCGCATATACAAAAACCGAAGCGCAAAAGATGATGCATATAACGATGTTGCTTTGCAACTAGACGATATAGCA